TCATGGAGATGCTGGAGGAGATCTCAGAGAGGTGCGTCTCCCCGTCTTACACCAGACACTCGTCTCCTCACAGCGACCTAAAGGCTGTTTCGTCCCGCAGGAAGGGAGGATTCTTCGTGGATCTGTTCGTACGGGTTTCCAACCAAGTGGCAGTAAACATGTACAAACGTCTCGGCTACAGCGTCTACAGGACGGTGATCGAGTACTACTCAGCCAGCAACGGGGAGCCGGACGAGGACGCTTACGGTACGTAGCAGCGATCTCACTCAGGTCGGCTTCATTACAAAGAAACAAGAATCCAAATTGGTTTCACTGGATTTTAGAGGAGTCTGGGAGCACAGGTACGGCTCAGTGGGACGTCCTGAAGAGCCGGGGTGTAAACCAGCTGGTCGGCCGTAGAAACCACTGCCTGAAAGTCCAGTTAGAGCAGAAGGTTTTCATGTTCTTTAATAAACCGTTCACACCAAAGCACGGTGAGACGCATCTTTACACGgctctctgattggatggtgacaaatcaaactgtccaatcagagagcagacggCTTCCCGTCGCCGCACCGCTGCCGGCTCTTAAAGgggaaattaaagtaaaattatttacTAGACTGAGTCTCATTATCAGTAATTACAGAACAAACACGACAAATATAAACGCAGAAGAAAAATGGGGCCGTTTTATCTTTCGTGGTGAGGCGCCGCCATCTTGGAGGACTATAAACTGTGACGTCACCGGGTTTCTGTGGAGGTCTGTTGCCGTGGTGACCTCTGGCTGAGGGCAGATAGGTGTGTCACCGTGGTGACCTCTGGCTGAGGGAGGATAGGTCTGTCGCCGTGGTGACCTCTGGCTGAGGGAGGATAGGTCTGTCGCCGTGGTGACCTCTGGCTGAGGGAGGATAGGTCTGTCGCCGTGGTGACCTCTGGCTGAGGGAGGATAGGTCTGTCGCCGTGGTGACCTCTGGCTGAGGGAGAAGACAAATGATGTGGAAGAAGAGTGGAGCTTCAACATTGACGAAGGCGCGAGTACGTCTGTTACAAACGCAGCAGCGGCTACCCTGGAACCCACGCACCTGGAGGCCGGCTGGAGGAGAGGGACCAGGTGGAGGAATGGGACTGGGTGGAGGAGAGAGTGGTGGTCTGCAGAGACagtgtgaagctgctgctggagtctgGGACTGAATGATTTGGTTGGTGTTAGAGTGAGACGTCTGTCGCTAATACACAATCTTTGGTTGTTGGCGTCACGGCGCCTCGTCTCTGCAGCAACACTTCTCCGTGTGTTCTTGAAGTTACTACGTCAGGTTCCCTCCATCTGTGTGAGGGGCATCTACGTCGGcagagagaggaaagagagCCAGCAGCTCCTGGACTGAACCACATCGCTCTCAGAAACGGTCACTGCCAGCGccgtctgctctctgattggacagtttgatttgtcagcATCCAATCAGAGAGCCGTGTAAAGATGCGTCTCACCGTGCTTTGGTGTGAACGGTTTATTAAAGAACTTTCTCCACACATGAAAACCTTCTGCTCTAACTGGACTTTCAGGCAGTGGTTTCTACGGCCGACCTGCTGCGGTCAGGAGGAGGTCAGAGATTCAGAGaaacctgcatcagaccagTATGCAGACTGGTACACTagaagctgctgcagcccaGGAGGACTGTGGTCTCCTCAGGATCAGGATTTCTCTTCTAGCCACAGGCCTCATGAAGCTACTGAAACTGGTTTTTCTGTCTCCCTGCAGATATGAGGAAAGCTCTGTCCCGAGACACAGAGAAGAAGTCCATCATCCCCCTGCCGCATCCCGTCCGACCCGAGGACATAGAGTAGCAGGACGTGGCCCCGGCCTCCCTCCACGTCCTGCTCGGTTTGGTCCTACGGGGTCGCAGTCCAGCAGGTCTccatgtttcctgctccaacacgccAGACTCAAATTAAAACGCCGTGAGGAACTCCACCCATGGAGACCTGCTGGATGGTGGTCCTCATAGGACCAAACCGCAGCCCTGCAGTACACGTCTAAACCGCCACACTGACCAAGTGGGGCCACGCAGACCCGGGGGGGCCACGCAgacctgggggggggggggggggggggggggggggggtcatggAACAACAAACAAGATACTTCAaatcttctaaataaaaaaaactttattttctgactTTCTCATCAGGAGCTTCATGAATAAACGGGATGAAAAATGTCACCAAGTCTACTTTTTCTCATCTTCACTGCTCTGCTTTTtctgtccatcatcatcatcttcaatGGCAACGCtttcactgctgctgctgtcgtCCCCATTGTCCTGCTCCGTCTCAGTCATCCTGCTGGACGtgttttcagctgcagcttCCTCAGCAGACGCCGACGTGGCGTCCTCGACCACCTGACTCTTCTCTGGCAGCTTCTCGCCGTCGTCCTGGACCTGCTGCTTCTTCCACATCTTGGCCATGGCCAGCAGTTTGAGGTTGGGCTGGTTAGCGGCGTCCTCAGGGAAGATGTAGTCGTAGTACTCCTCCCAGCCTGCGTCCGACTGACGGGACAGAGAAGGTTTACAGGTTTACAGCTCAGACGGACATTTATGGGCGTGAACATGAGCCCCAGCAGGACGTTCTACCTACCCCGTCCTCGGCCGTcagcttcctcctcttcttcacctTCTCGGGCAGCAGCTTCCTGACCCGCTCTCTACTGCTCTCAGAGCCAAACTCCTTTTCAAAGTCCCTCCAGGACTCCAGCAGCATCAGACGCTCCTCCTTCTCCTCGCAGCTTCTCAAGCTCTTGTTGGCCTCCTCGTAGATCTGCCGGCACTTCTGCAGCCGCTCGCCGTCCTCGATGGACAGCTCGAACTTAGCATAACTGATCCAGACCTGCACGAGTCCAGATGGTTGGTGGACACGTTGGTGATTCAGTGAGTCAAAGACAAAGCTGCtgccatttaaaacaaagaccacATGAAGACCAGGTTCCAATAAATCTAAATCTGGGAATGTTTGACCCTTAAAACGGACTTTTACTTATTCTGAaccagctattaatcccagtataaaccagtctgtagcagctgttaatcccagtataaaccagtctgtagcagctgttaatcccagtataaaccagtctgtagcagcttttaataccagtataaaccagtctgtagcagcttttaatcccagtataaaccagtctgtagcagctgttaattccagtataaaccagtctgtagcagctgttaatcccagtataaaccagtctgtagcagctattaatcccagtataaaccagtctgtagcagctattaatcccagtataaaccagtctgtagcagctattaatcccagtataaaccagtctgtagcagctgttaatcccagtataaaccagtctgtagcagctgttaatcccagtataaaccagtctgtagcagctgttaattccagtataaaccagtctgtagcagctgttaatcccagtataaaccagtctgtagcagcttttaatcccagtataaaccagtctgtagaagcttttaatcccagtataaaccagtctgtagaagcttttaatcccagtataaaccagtctgtagcagctgttaatcccagtataaaccagtctgtagcagctgttaattccagtataaaccagtctgtagcagctgttaatcccagtataaaccagtctgtagcagctgttaatcccagtataaaccagtctgtagcagcttttaatcccagtataaaccagtctgtagaagcttttaatcccagtataaaccagtctgtagaagcttttaatcccagtataaaccagtctgtagaagcttttaatcccagtataaaccagtctgtagcagctgttaatcccagtataaaccagtctgtagcagcttttaatcccagtataaaccagtctgtagcagcttttaatcccagtataaaccagtctgtaacagcttttaatcccagtataaaccagtctgtagcagcttttaatctcagtataaaccagtctgtaacagcttttaatcccagtataaaccagtctgtagcagcttttaatcccagtataaaccagtctgtagcagcttttaatcccagtataaaccagtctgtaacagcttttaatcccagtataaaccagtctgtagcagcttttaatctcagtataaaccagtctgtaacagcttttaatcccagtataaaccagtctgtaacagcttttaatcccagtataaaccagtctgtagcagcttttaatcccagtataaaccagtctgtaacagcttttaatcccagtataaaccagtctgtagcagcttttaatcccagtataaaccagtctgtagcagcttttaatcccagtaataaccagtctgtagcagcttttaatcccagtataaaccagtctgtaacagcttttaatcccagtataaaccagtctgtaacggcttttaatcccagtataaaccagtctgtaacagcttttaatcccagtataaaccagcctgtagcagcttttcatcccagtataaaccagtctgtagcagcttttaatcccagtataaaccagtctgtaacagcttttaatcccagtataaaccagtctgcagagATGGTGTTTCCAGTATTAGGTTTGAGGTtatgaggtaaaatgatgtaacatGAAAGGATCAGTAGATTTAGCAGCATgatggacgttaccgtcaatctaagctctctgattggtggaaagtctgacaggaagtggcttcatcatcatgtccaggtctaaatagaggtctcttagcaacatagtagtgatggtgatgtttttatggtgaaatgtgataaataatgctgttatcatggattattgtggatttaccagatagagtctctgaataaaactacatctagtggctggattgtaaacctcctggacggataGAAACCTGGAAAACCTTGTAGAGGAGACTGAGCTGTGGGAGGTGGAGGTTTGAGGGCGGAGTCTCACCTTGACGTGCTGGGTACGCTGCAGCAGCCTCTTGTAAAGGTCTCTCGTCTTCTCAAACTCTTCTTGTTCGATCTCAAAGTCGATGTAGGACTTCCACAGAACCTGCAGGAAGAGCAGCTCACTGAAATAACACCAGTCACAGACTGGAGCACACAGAGCCTGGTCCCAGAGCTGGGTTCCAGACGCTGGTCCCAGAGCCGGGTTCCAGACGCTGGTCCCAGAGCCTTGTCCAAGGGCCGGGTCCCAGAGCCGGGTTCAGTACTGAGCAGGATTTTCTTAAACTGGTTTCTGTCTATTCATACCAGTGTCCGTGTCCTCAGAAACCCAGCAGGGAGACTGAGAATGGAAAGAAGACCGGCTCACCTGTGTGCAGGTGGAGACATGACGTGACCTAATTACGTTACAATGGGGATAAGATGGCTAAAACCAGGCTGCCTTTACAAAAAATGGGCTAAATCTAAACCAGGTCTAGAGGACAGGGGACCTGGATCCCTGCTGCTGGGATCTGGTGCagaatagaaaatataaataagattgaaatataaaataactgaTAGAAAAAATATATCCGATATTAACTGAGTAACTATAGAAAATAAACTTGGTCTTCTGGGGGGGCGGGTTGCTGTCAGGGCGCCCCTCCTGTAACGGCTGGGGAAACTCTGGGTTTCCCAAGCTTCTGAGAGCAGGGTGTGGTCCAGAAGAAAACAtttgttaaagagaaaactcatcataaatataaatttagttTACTTCAATCGAGTCTTTCtatgctgatgatgttcagTTTTAGAGGAGAACCATTGGCTTATAAATCGTACATCGGGATGAGGAATCCGCTAGAGGCCGGATCCCAGCCCTACCTCCGGCATGTCCAGCCGCGGCTGTCCGATGGCCAGCTCAAAGATGGCCCGAGCTCTGTCCACGTCTCCCAGGATGGTCTCCAGCTCGGCAAACTTGATCCAGGTGGTGCAGTTCTCCGGACTGAACTCCAGATACTTCTCGTACAGCTTCCTGCAGCGGTCGAACTCCCGCAGCTGCAGCTCCAACTCGATGTAGCCTTTCAGCAGTTTGTTCTTGGGACATTTTCCAATGGCCGAGCCCTGAGAGGACAGGTTGCCCCATGTGATTCCATCCTAAGCTGCTAATTGGTGCTCGCTGGAGCCATTCAACTCTACAGGTCTGGACCTTACCATCACCTTTCTGGCTCCCTGCAGGTTCTTCTGACGGATCTCAAACTGAGCGTAGAGCAGCCAAATTTTAGCAAAGGTGAACTGGAATACAGCAAACACACGGCAGTTAGGTACATAACAGCACCAGGGGTGTCCAACATACGGCCTGGGGACCAAAACCGGCCCTCCAGAGGGTCCAATCTGGTCCTGCAGGATGAATctggtaaatataaaaataacatagAAGATATTAactttcatattttaattaacTAATATTCCAATAAAAGTAACTGTTATATTAAAACTAACTAATATACTAAAGGTGGGGCCGTCAAAAATAATTCGGCAGTAACTACTTTATATAATCATTTGcgttaattttttaacacaattaacgcATGTGCAGTATAACGAGCCCGGTACACCGTCATTTCTCGCtggtcttctctgtgtctgctcctcctctcatGCTCCTGGAAATCATGAcagctgttggtgatcagctgatcaggcAGGTGAGAAGGAGGAAGCCAGAGGAAACTTTGCCTTTTCTAGGAAACTACAAAAGGCAAAgttctcgatttactggtcgatctacgttcccaccctcacctatggtcacaagatTTGAGTAGTGagctctggatgagctggtgaatgttgTCACGGacagggaagtctgggtttccctacttaggcagctgcccccgagACCTGACCCTGGATAAGGGTATACCATGGATGGATGTTCTGGTGTGAGATCTGGGGAACAGGTGGAGTATCTGAACTTCTTATGTAAAGCGATTGAGAAGGGATGGGGTGGCATCTCCCCGCTCCTTTCGGATGGGGCGGGGTGGCATCTCCCCGCTCCTTTCGGATGGGGCGGGGTGGCATCTCCCCGCTCCTTTCGAGGATTAAGGATTTGCATCTATTCTATCGAGTGTGAGTGTGTAACTGAGCTAAAATATAGTAGAAACTTGCCTTTTTCTCTATAAATTTCAGGTTGTTAACCACATTTTGTTAATGTCAACATCTGTATGACGTTCCTGTTTTCATGATTTCTTGGTTTGCTGGTTTTTGACTGTTCTGGTCCAACTGGAGACCAGATTGTGGGACCTGAAcatgggtttaaaaaaaagtaccttCTTGTGAGGGATCAGGTCCAGACATGCCTGGTAAACCTGCCTCGTTCTCTCAGGATCCTGCGGGAGAAGGAAAGTATTAGCCTTAGAGGAGCAGATGGATGTATAGCAGATTACTCCACGTGGACTCTGTCCAGTCACCCACCTTGACCTCCAGCTCCTCATACAGGGAGTAGTTGATCCACAGGTAGATGTATCTCCTCCAGTGTCTCTTCTCCTGTATGGGGGGGATGTTTGCGATGGCTCTCTCGTAAACTTCTCGAACGGTGTCCACGTCAGTGTCGCTCTCCACCAGGCGAAGGTAATCAAACCAGGCGTCGTAGTTGTGTGGGTTGGCCTGGAGAAAAAGAGATGTTTGATTTTAGGGGTTCGGTGTTCTGGTGTTTCCTCTCATGTCCCAAGTGTTTCCAGAACCTTGACTTCCTCTTCATATTGGAATCGGCGTTTGCTAACGATGACGTCCTCGATTCCCCTCCGGTCTCCAAACTTCTTCTCAAACATGGTGTAGTTCTTGAAGAGCTCCTGTGCCTGGTGTTTGGGAATCCTGTCCAGCGCGTACTTGTAGATCACCCGGACACGCTCAAACTGGGAGAAGACAGGACAGAGATGAAGCTGGATGGCTGGAGGATGAAGCTCCTGTGGAAAAGTCCTGGCTGCTCTCACCTCCTTCTGCGTCTCCTCAAACCGGGCGAAGGCCACGAAGAGGTTTTCATCCACATGCTCCTCCCCGAAGAACTCCACCGCCCTCTCGTAGACCTTCCTGCTGTGAGCGATGTAGCCGTGCTTCTCCTCGAAGCGAGCGTACTTGATCCAGTTCTTTACTTCAGGGTGAACGATGACGAGTTCAGAGAAGTCAAGGAATTCTTCCTGTGAAACTCAGTGATATGCTCAGAGAAAACAATAAGACAATAATATTTAAGCAGAGAAAGTACTGCAGTATTTTTTAAGTGTGGTGGTTCAGATACGAGTTTGTTCTGTGTGAGGACAAAGTCCTGAAGCAAGGTTTACTAACCAAACAGCCGTTTTTACCTCCGGTCCCACCGAGCAAACAGTTTAGAGCTGAAAAACGTACTCGACTCTTAAAAggaacagaataaataaaactgccaaCATTTAGCTTTTAATGTGTCACAAGAAAGAAAAGCCGACACTGTGCACCACACGGCTACAACACAGCGCCATCTGCTGGCCGTCATCATAAACCACGAGTCTGCTGGAGCAGGACCAGTTCGCTCAGTCCAGATGTTTGTCATcatgtttctctctgtgtggaGGGACACGTCTCTAATGTCAGGCAGGTCCAAGAAAACGTCCTATTCTCCCCGAGCTGCAGCACAAGTCACGTTCAGGGACTTGATGACTTCTTTAAAGAACCCCCATGCTGCAGACCACCACATCTGGTTCACAGCCATGCATCCTCATTCTGTGGACAGTCAGTGAGCGAGCTGATGGTCCAAGCAACCAGTTGCTGGTCCACGCCAGCCTTCTCCATCTACCCCGCAGCAGTAATGGCTGGATGGTGTTTAAAGAACTGGAAAAGTCAAAGAACATGACTCTCACAGGGCTCCCAGGGGACTCCAGGTGAGACAGGGCCCGATGCTTCAGGTAGACGatggcatcatccaccccgatgccAGGTCGGTAGGCGAGCTGCAAAGGGTCCACCGTAGAGCTCACCTGGGTGCAAAGGTGGCCAAGGATGATTCTCTCCATTCATCAAGGGGCGGCGTGGCTCggtgggtagagcggtcgtcttgtagcctgagggttgccggttcgatcctcagcctgtgaagctcatgtcgaggtgtccctgagcaagacatcgaatcccaaattgctcctgatgggttgtggttgagtgcCTAGCacggcagcttccgccatcagtgtgtgaatgtgtgtgtgatgtaaagcactttgggcatcattccaggtacagaacaGCGCCGTTTAAATACAGACAGTTTACCACATGAGCGGTCAGGGCGACGGGTCTGTAGTGGTTTGGTTCCCTAGGGTGGGCTATTTTGGGAACTGGAACCAAGCAGGACGTCCACAAAACCAGGACCTCAAGTTGAACAAGTGCAGGACCACATCACTGAGCTGGTCTGAGCACCCTGGACCTGAGGGCATCTGGACCTGTGGCTTTCCTGGCTGTGGTCTTCTTTAGCTCCTTTCTTACCTGGTCAGTGGTGAGGGCGGGTATGAGTGTTTTAATCACTGTGCAGCAGGGTGGACACATCACACAGATGCCCAGCTGGTAAACATGGCTTTTATCTTCGTCTCCTTTCACGGCGCTTGAGACCAGCTCTGCAGCCCCTTCGATTCCTTCTTATCTCAGCTAGACTCTCTGGTTTTTGGCATGGAGTAGTCCACTGCACCGAGGGCTAACAGCTGCTGCCGGGTGGAAACACAACAGCCACTGTTGGAGGGATGTCCCAAGCCAGGCACCAACAACTCcaaaagtagaataaaagtAGTTTCATGGGTGTttgagaaagcaaaaaaaaacacacaaacaaaaaagaaaaaaacaacaacacacaaacaaaaacaaacaaaaaaaaaaaaaacacaaacaaaaaaaaaaacacaaacaaaaaaaaaccaaaaaaaaaacacacaaacaaaaaagaaaaaaaaaaaaacacacaaacaaaaaagaaaaaaaaaaaacacacaaacaatagGAGAAAGTACTAGAAACACTGAAATAAGAGAAACAAAAGACATCTTCAGGTCGGGACTTTTCTCCAAatgctgtgtgtttgttctggaaatgtttttaaactttacaaATGGCGCATATAGCTGAACCAGCATGGTTGCTAACGTACGTGAATAAATTTTCCTCCGGGGTCTCTGAGGAAGAAACGGTGCGTAAGCCATCTTGGAATGGGAATAAAGCGCGTTCAGAGGTGGAAGCTTTAGCGCTGCTGTGTGGGAGTAACGGAGGatggaagaggaaaaaatgcttatttttactgtatataACACTGCGGAACATGTGGACGTTATCTGGTCAAAGACAAAGTTCCACAGCTTTTAGTACAGACTCGTCCTCCCACGAGGAATCTGGGTCACACAACTCTGTCCCACTGTCTTTAAACtcagctcttcttctgtggtggagCGTTTCTTTTGGGATGTCATTTTATCCAGAAGTAGATAAAAAGTGGAGGAAAACTGCAAACCGGAGGGTCCCTGCAGAAATATGGAAATACAGTAAATACTTGCTGTAAATCAGGCTAGAAGGGTTGCTCTCCTCCTAACTCCGCCTCCCATCAGCTGATTTCCATGATTGACCCTCATTTTAGTCCTGTGAGCCAGCAGAATTAGGGTGTCGCCATGGTTACGTCCATCTCACCAAGCATCACCATTGAGGGAACTGTCTGGACACAGAGTGACCCACACCAGTCTTCGTCCAATCAGATCATGTAACCGGGCAGGAAACAGACGCTGGAGGAAACGTTCCAGTAAACGTGGTTTTATCACGGTGGACAGACGTCAGGGAGGCTGGACAGCAAAGTTAGGACAGAAttcatgatgatgaagcagaaTTTAGCTTCTTCTGGTTCAGTGAACTCTGGTTGGAGATGATCCAGTTTAGATGTGGCTGGTCTACGTGCCGCGGGGGGAACGGGATCCTCACGGGCTTCGGTGGTGGCAGAAATGGTTTTAATCAGCTTTTAGCTGAGTCAGGACTTTCTGTGGATCCCACAGATTTATATGTACACAAAAGACCTGATGCTAGACCCCGTCGGAGCCTAACAGGGAAAGCCGCCACGAACGAGCTAAACACCAGCAAAAGGATATATTTCTCATAGATTATGCGCGCTTTGTCCACTTCTTTGTAGCGCAGCTCAAAGTTGATGTAGGAGTGCCAGGCTTGCTCGTCGGGCTCCCACTCCATCCAGCGCTCAAACACCTGCCGGCAGCCGGCCACGTTCCCCAGCATCTCCTCCATGTAGGTGTACTTATACCTGAGAGAGCAGACAGGTGGGCAACCTGAAGGATGCTGAATAAAACACCACACACCTGGATGGTCCCTGTCCAGCACACACAGGTACTCACATACTAAACCTACGTCCAGAAGATCAGACATAAATACTTTTACTGGAGTTTTACATGCTGAGTTTTCAGACCAACAAGATCAGATCTTTCTACTTCTGCTCCAGTCTGTGGACCAGATGCTCTCTGAATcaacatttagtggctggattgtaaacctcctggacggatagaaacctggaaaacttcatagatcagctaaagggttaaatatccatcacagtttaccacagagctacacaccaccgctgctggtggaggagagagACCTCAGAGACCtgctggaggtttaagggttaatgtgATCACAAGCATCAGCTAAAGCACTTTTAATAAACATGAATCTATTTTCTCCTCCCAGCACCTGAACATCGTGTggagcagagaagaagaaagtcaGAACTGTACCAGAACTGGTTGACTCGAGGGAGGATGGTTATGGCTCGGTCCCAGATGTTGCGGGCGTGGTTCACCTGCCGGCTCTTCATCTCCATCTCGGCGTACTTCAGCCACAGCGTGATGTTGCGGTGATCCACGTCCAGCGCACGCTCGTAAATGGAGCGAGCCCTGAAACATCGAGCCAGATTTAgggtttaaaacatttcaatttACCCCAAACGTCCAATGAGAAGACTTCCTCCAGCTAACCAAACGATGATAAATAATAACAGAGCTCAGCTCAGACGATGCCGGCGAGCTGGCCGTGGACGGCGGATTCTGATACCTCTGGATTTCCTTCAGGCTTTCTTCCCATTGTGCGTATTTAATCCAGTTACTGATGATGGTGCGATTCTTTCTGATGTTGTCCTCAAACCCCTGCAAGAAAACCAGATCACACGCGGGTCAGAAGTTTGATTAAACGGCAGAAGTTCAGACCAGTGTGCTTCAATCTGGAACACGAGCAGGATGAAGGCTGGACGtaccttcctcttcttcagcttGTAATCATTCAGCTCCTCCTTATCAGTGATCTTCTGTTTGGGTGGGGGTGGGAGAAGCTCGAGTTCCCTTTCTTTGGCTTCTCTCAGCAGCTGCTCGGCGGTGATCTGCACCTCTGCAGGAGCTTTATTCTTCACCTtgaacacatcatcatcatcatttcaaatgttgtcGTGTAGTGTGTTAAAATATTGTGTAAATGTCCTGAAACAGCACAAACCACTGTCATGTAAATGTACTTATTCAGATATAAACCAGCCACTTCAACAACAACTTCATGTGTAAAACCTGATGCTGGCGACGTAGCGCCACGGTGGAGCGTTCTGGGGTTCGTGTTTGAGGGACTTGTTGCTCCCGTCTCATCGTTTCATGGAATAATTCCATGTTTTATGCTCACATGTTCcaaataaacattcattcattgttgaGGAATTCAcggataaaagaagaaaaatataaccTTAAGATTAGTTGTGCTTTAAATAATCTCTGGGaaaaaatgagaagaagaaacagtagatgaagaaaaagaaggaggaggaggaggcagccaAGTAGGCCAGGGGCCTGAGACCTGCTGGTTCCTGTTAATCTGAGATTTGGTTGCATGTATGTTAACAGCAAAAGAACAAACAGATAATTAGACATAGAAGCTGCAGCCAGCAGCTCCTGCTTCACAGTAATCTAGAGAGTGTTTACCAACCAGCTTCAGCTTGTTTCCTCCATAACTCGCTACAGCTACACGTCGCTCGTCATGTgctccatttattttatttacatgaccAGGTAACCTCAATTATGCTGATATCTACTACTTTACCATTTTATTTAAGATGTcgaggaaaaaaagttttcgTTAAGTTCTGACTAAATTAGTCATCAGATTCAAAACTAAACTGAAGAAGTctgatataaaaaatattttagggtCAAAATTGCAGAAAGTTGCTGTTTCCAGTCCGATAAAATTTCATTATTAGAGGGTTTTCttcatacacagacacacacacacacacacacatatatatatatatatatatatatatataattaaattaattatctaAGTCTATCTCAGGAAATATTGCAGACATTACAGATTATATAAATacactttaataaaaatgtccCGCTTATTTGGTGTAAATTACAAAGCAGGAAACTTCCAGCGTCATCAGACGTTTCTCAAACAGCTCCTGTTAGCATGGCCACGAAGAGTTACCTTGCTACATGGATTCGCATGCAGATAATCTTACACGTGAAAAGTAATGCTTTAAATCGTGTTTTCTTCTAATTTAACAGTTAAAAGGTTAAGACCTGGAATTGGCTGAAATATCACAGGAGTACCATCAGTCATAACTTCGCTCCATTTAAGTTTAGCGCTCCAGTTAGCATTAGCTTAGCCGCGGTTAGCAGTCCGCTTTAAAATACGCTAGTTTTCTTTACCT
The sequence above is drawn from the Melanotaenia boesemani isolate fMelBoe1 chromosome 22, fMelBoe1.pri, whole genome shotgun sequence genome and encodes:
- the crnkl1 gene encoding crooked neck-like protein 1: MASTAAGKQRIPKVAKVKNKAPAEVQITAEQLLREAKERELELLPPPPKQKITDKEELNDYKLKKRKGFEDNIRKNRTIISNWIKYAQWEESLKEIQRARSIYERALDVDHRNITLWLKYAEMEMKSRQVNHARNIWDRAITILPRVNQFWYKYTYMEEMLGNVAGCRQVFERWMEWEPDEQAWHSYINFELRYKEVDKARIIYEKFVIVHPEVKNWIKYARFEEKHGYIAHSRKVYERAVEFFGEEHVDENLFVAFARFEETQKEFERVRVIYKYALDRIPKHQAQELFKNYTMFEKKFGDRRGIEDVIVSKRRFQYEEEVKANPHNYDAWFDYLRLVESDTDVDTVREVYERAIANIPPIQEKRHWRRYIYLWINYSLYEELEVKDPERTRQVYQACLDLIPHKKFTFAKIWLLYAQFEIRQKNLQGARKVMGSAIGKCPKNKLLKGYIELELQLREFDRCRKLYEKYLEFSPENCTTWIKFAELETILGDVDRARAIFELAIGQPRLDMPEVLWKSYIDFEIEQEEFEKTRDLYKRLLQRTQHVKVWISYAKFELSIEDGERLQKCRQIYEEANKSLRSCEEKEERLMLLESWRDFEKEFGSESSRERVRKLLPEKVKKRRKLTAEDGSDAGWEEYYDYIFPEDAANQPNLKLLAMAKMWKKQQVQDDGEKLPEKSQVVEDATSASAEEAAAENTSSRMTETEQDNGDDSSSSESVAIEDDDDGQKKQSSEDEKK